In a single window of the Tellurirhabdus bombi genome:
- a CDS encoding glycoside hydrolase family 9 protein, whose translation MKKLLLLVGLALFVFSFIQPQEEPQSWIRINWLGYQPHGIKVAVWGSKMQDSLQRFQVIEVASGKVVLEQAAGQAFGAYGPFQQTYRLNFSTLTKPGKYYLLAGTAKSPEFTVAENVYDGAADFCLRYMRQQRSGFNPYLKDSCHTHDGYTMYGPMPDSTHIDASGGWHDASDYLQYVTTSANATYHLLAAFRDFPKAFGDKHEANGLEGTNGFADVLDEAKWGLDWLLKMHPTDDWMFNQLGDDRDHAGLRIPKEDSLYGKGFERPVYFASGKPQGLFKYKNRATGVASTAGKFSSAFALGYQLFRTKNVFYAEQLWRRSQSAYTIGTHKPGVAQTAPGRSRYFYEEDNYVDDMELAAVELYNASRIKGQKSADYLNSSYAYALIEPITPWMGTDTARHYQWYPFINVGHYELAKKLDPARKKHIVDYYREGIQKIQERAQGNAFQRGVPFIWCSNNLTTSFAIQCYWYRKLTGDKQYLDLEQAAFDWLFGCNPWGTSFVYGLPSWGDTPADPHSAFTHLKNYPIDGGLVDGPVYASIYKNLVGITLKDADEYAPFQSDLVVYHDDYGDYSTNEPTMDGTASLIYLLAAKQTDTKPVVVAPVKVTPKAKPKIKAKSKSKVKSRKSSSRRKTSSRGRSSKSKKRRR comes from the coding sequence ATGAAGAAATTGTTGTTGCTGGTTGGGCTTGCCCTGTTTGTTTTCTCTTTTATTCAACCACAGGAAGAACCTCAATCCTGGATTCGTATCAACTGGCTCGGATACCAGCCGCACGGCATAAAAGTGGCGGTTTGGGGAAGCAAAATGCAGGACAGCTTGCAGCGTTTTCAGGTTATTGAGGTAGCCAGCGGGAAGGTGGTTCTGGAGCAGGCCGCCGGACAGGCGTTCGGGGCTTACGGCCCTTTCCAACAAACCTACCGACTCAATTTTTCGACACTTACCAAACCCGGAAAGTATTACCTGCTGGCCGGTACCGCCAAATCGCCGGAGTTTACCGTTGCCGAAAACGTCTACGACGGAGCCGCTGATTTTTGCCTGCGGTACATGCGCCAGCAACGCAGCGGTTTCAATCCTTACCTGAAAGATTCCTGCCACACGCACGACGGCTATACGATGTATGGTCCCATGCCCGACAGCACACACATCGACGCCTCCGGAGGCTGGCACGACGCCTCAGATTACCTCCAATATGTGACGACTTCGGCCAACGCCACCTACCATTTGCTAGCCGCTTTTCGGGATTTTCCGAAAGCATTTGGGGACAAACACGAAGCCAACGGACTGGAAGGAACGAATGGTTTTGCCGACGTACTCGATGAGGCTAAGTGGGGACTGGACTGGCTCCTGAAAATGCACCCCACCGACGACTGGATGTTCAACCAGCTCGGCGACGACCGCGACCATGCGGGTCTGCGGATTCCTAAAGAAGACAGCTTGTACGGCAAAGGCTTCGAACGGCCTGTCTATTTCGCGTCGGGGAAACCACAGGGTCTATTCAAGTACAAAAACCGCGCGACGGGCGTGGCGTCTACCGCCGGGAAATTTAGCAGTGCTTTTGCGCTGGGATATCAGTTATTCCGCACAAAAAATGTTTTTTACGCCGAACAGCTCTGGCGGCGTTCGCAGAGTGCGTATACCATCGGAACCCACAAACCAGGTGTAGCGCAGACGGCTCCGGGACGATCCCGCTATTTCTACGAAGAAGACAACTACGTCGATGATATGGAATTGGCGGCGGTTGAGCTTTATAACGCCTCCCGGATAAAAGGCCAAAAATCAGCCGATTACCTGAACAGTTCATACGCCTACGCCCTCATTGAGCCCATAACGCCTTGGATGGGAACCGACACGGCCCGGCATTACCAGTGGTATCCGTTCATTAACGTCGGACACTATGAACTGGCTAAAAAGCTGGACCCGGCCCGCAAAAAACACATTGTCGATTATTACCGGGAAGGCATTCAAAAGATTCAGGAACGGGCGCAGGGCAATGCCTTTCAGCGGGGCGTTCCGTTCATCTGGTGCAGCAACAACCTCACAACGTCCTTTGCCATTCAGTGTTATTGGTACCGCAAACTAACGGGCGACAAGCAATACCTTGACCTGGAACAGGCCGCCTTCGACTGGCTGTTTGGCTGCAACCCGTGGGGAACGAGTTTTGTGTATGGCCTGCCTTCCTGGGGTGATACGCCCGCTGATCCGCATTCGGCGTTTACGCACCTGAAAAATTACCCGATTGACGGCGGGCTGGTAGACGGCCCGGTTTACGCCAGCATTTATAAAAACCTAGTTGGTATTACCCTAAAAGACGCGGACGAGTATGCGCCTTTTCAAAGCGATCTGGTGGTTTATCACGATGATTACGGCGATTATAGCACCAATGAGCCAACTATGGATGGTACGGCTTCGCTGATTTACCTGCTGGCGGCCAAGCAAACTGATACTAAACCAGTCGTGGTCGCACCGGTCAAAGTGACACCAAAGGCAAAGCCAAAAATCAAGGCGAAGTCCAAGTCAAAAGTAAAATCCCGGAAGTCATCTTCGCGGCGGAAAACAAGCAGCCGGGGCCGTTCGTCGAAATCAAAGAAGCGGCGGCGCTAA
- a CDS encoding cupin domain-containing protein yields the protein MSQPASYWIEKYNMQPHPEGGYYAETYRAAETIPQGALPARFSGDRSFSTAIYFLLEAHHVSALHRIQADEVWHFYAGGPLNVYVIDPTGEQQLIRLGANPDQGEVFQAVVPAGCWFGSKPAEGTAYSLVGCTVAPGFDFADFELAERASLLKTYPHCHEVIRLLT from the coding sequence ATGAGCCAGCCAGCATCGTATTGGATCGAGAAATACAACATGCAGCCGCATCCGGAAGGGGGCTATTACGCGGAGACGTACCGAGCCGCTGAAACCATTCCGCAGGGAGCCCTGCCCGCCCGTTTCTCAGGTGACCGGAGTTTTAGCACCGCCATTTATTTTTTGCTGGAAGCCCACCACGTCTCGGCCCTGCACCGAATCCAGGCTGATGAGGTCTGGCATTTTTACGCAGGTGGCCCGTTAAATGTATACGTTATTGATCCGACAGGTGAACAGCAACTTATTCGCCTGGGAGCCAATCCAGACCAGGGCGAAGTCTTTCAGGCAGTTGTTCCGGCGGGCTGCTGGTTTGGCTCAAAACCGGCGGAAGGAACCGCGTATTCGCTGGTTGGCTGTACGGTGGCTCCGGGCTTCGATTTCGCCGATTTTGAACTGGCAGAGCGCGCGAGTCTCCTGAAAACGTATCCCCATTGTCATGAAGTAATTCGGTTACTGACTTAA
- a CDS encoding pyridoxine 5'-phosphate synthase yields the protein MTRLSVNINKIATLRNARGGDNPNVVKVAIDCERFGAQGITVHPRPDERHIRFQDALDLKEVVTTEFNIEGNPDDRFIELVSRVRPEQVTLVPDAVDAITSNAGWDTISHKDYLKGLVSRFKDLGIRVSIFVDPIEKMVEGAKEVGADRIELYTEPYAAHYFTDREAAIADYVKAAKLANELGLGINAGHDLSLENLSFFKQQIPGLLEVSIGHALIADALYYGLENTIQLYLRELQ from the coding sequence ATGACGCGCCTTAGTGTAAATATCAATAAAATTGCGACCCTACGGAACGCGCGGGGCGGCGATAACCCCAATGTTGTCAAAGTAGCCATCGATTGCGAACGGTTCGGTGCGCAGGGAATTACGGTTCACCCCCGGCCCGACGAGCGCCACATTCGTTTTCAGGATGCCCTGGATTTAAAGGAGGTGGTTACTACCGAGTTTAATATCGAAGGGAATCCCGACGACCGCTTTATCGAATTGGTGAGCCGCGTTCGTCCCGAGCAGGTAACGCTGGTGCCCGACGCGGTAGATGCCATTACGTCCAATGCCGGTTGGGACACCATCAGCCACAAGGATTATTTAAAAGGGCTGGTCAGCCGCTTTAAAGACCTCGGCATTCGGGTATCGATTTTTGTTGATCCCATTGAAAAAATGGTGGAAGGTGCCAAAGAAGTAGGAGCCGACCGCATCGAACTATATACGGAGCCTTACGCAGCCCATTATTTCACCGACCGGGAAGCAGCCATTGCCGACTACGTGAAAGCAGCCAAACTAGCGAACGAGCTGGGCTTGGGCATCAACGCCGGTCATGATTTGAGCCTGGAAAACCTAAGCTTTTTTAAGCAGCAAATCCCCGGTCTGCTGGAGGTTTCCATTGGCCATGCCCTGATTGCCGACGCGCTTTATTATGGCCTGGAGAACACAATTCAGTTGTACCTGCGCGAATTACAATAG
- a CDS encoding GatB/YqeY domain-containing protein, which yields MALKQQIDADIKEAMKAKAQDRLRALRAIKSLILLEETKEGAVGGELKPEDEIKLLTKAAKQRKDSADIYRTQNREDLLAAEMAELAVIEMYLPKQLSEEELKARLQEIISRVGASAPSDMGKVMGVATKELAGIADGKVVSAMVKALLA from the coding sequence ATGGCGCTAAAACAACAGATTGACGCAGATATTAAAGAAGCAATGAAGGCCAAAGCACAGGATCGGCTCCGGGCTTTACGGGCAATTAAGTCATTGATTCTGCTGGAAGAAACCAAAGAAGGAGCAGTCGGCGGTGAATTAAAGCCCGAAGATGAAATTAAGTTGCTAACCAAAGCCGCCAAACAGCGGAAAGATTCGGCGGATATTTACCGGACTCAGAACCGGGAAGACTTACTGGCGGCTGAAATGGCTGAATTGGCCGTGATTGAAATGTATTTGCCGAAACAACTTTCCGAAGAGGAATTGAAAGCGCGTTTGCAGGAAATCATCAGTCGGGTGGGTGCTTCGGCTCCGTCGGACATGGGTAAAGTAATGGGCGTGGCAACCAAAGAGTTAGCGGGTATTGCCGATGGCAAAGTCGTTTCTGCAATGGTGAAGGCGCTGTTAGCGTAA
- a CDS encoding CvpA family protein, which yields MKTIDILILIPLLWGAYNGYRKGLLVEVVAVVAFVVAMIVGFKFLSFGIDLLAPYISREMARRLLPWLGFSVIFFPTVLMINRMGYTLRRMLRATFLGTFDSLAGAAVGIFTWVFGISVMLWLLSWMGVQMPIAQTRETLLYPLVVPVAPKVMTIATGNSFLKKSREAVAHRQTDREEE from the coding sequence ATGAAAACCATCGACATTCTTATTCTTATTCCGCTGCTTTGGGGTGCTTATAACGGCTATCGCAAAGGCTTACTAGTGGAAGTGGTGGCGGTGGTGGCGTTCGTTGTTGCCATGATTGTCGGGTTTAAATTCCTGAGTTTTGGCATTGATTTGCTGGCGCCGTACATCAGCCGGGAAATGGCGCGACGCCTGCTGCCCTGGCTGGGTTTTTCCGTGATCTTTTTTCCAACGGTTTTAATGATTAATCGGATGGGGTATACCCTGCGCCGAATGCTTCGGGCTACCTTTCTCGGCACCTTCGATAGTCTGGCCGGAGCCGCCGTTGGAATTTTTACGTGGGTCTTCGGAATTAGTGTAATGCTTTGGTTGTTAAGCTGGATGGGTGTCCAAATGCCAATCGCCCAAACGCGGGAAACCTTACTTTATCCGCTGGTGGTGCCCGTAGCTCCCAAGGTGATGACTATAGCTACGGGAAACAGCTTTCTGAAAAAAAGCCGGGAAGCAGTGGCACATCGACAAACAGATCGAGAGGAAGAATGA